One Carya illinoinensis cultivar Pawnee chromosome 5, C.illinoinensisPawnee_v1, whole genome shotgun sequence genomic window, CCCATCATTTAGGTTTCCTCCAACggtcattttttctatttctggTTATGTTTCCTTTGGTTAtatttgttcttcttttctgCAACTCTCATTGTCTAGTGAGTTCTTTGAATGATGAGGGCTATGCCCTTTTGTCATTCAAACAGTGCATTACAGTAGACCCGGAAGGGTCTCTGAGCAACTGGAACTCTTCTGACGAGAGCCCTTGTTCATGGAATGGGATTACTTGCAAAGAACAACGAGTTGTGTCTATTAGCATCCCAAAAAAGAAACTTTATGGGTTTCTTCCTTCTACTCTTGGAGTACTCCCTCAGCTCCGCCATGTAAATTTGAGGAATAATAAGTTATTTGGAAGCTTGCCTGTTGAGCTCTTTGAAGCTCAGGGGTTACAGAGTTTGGTATTGTATGGGAATTCCTTATCTGGGTCTGTGCCAAGTGAGATTGGGAAGCTCAGGTACCTCCAAACCTTAGATTTATCTCAGAAtttcttcaatgggtctttacCCAGGTCAATTATTCAATGCAAGAGACTCAAAACCCTTGATCTCAGTCAAAATAATCTCACTGGTTCTCTGCCAGAAGGATTTGGAACTGGTTTGGTTGTTCTGGAAAAACTTGATCTTTCATTCAATAAATTCAATGGTTCCATTCCTAGTGACTTGGGAAATTTGTCCAGCTTGCAAGGCACCGTCGATTTGTCTCGCAATCATTTCTCTGGTTCGATCCCAGCCAGCCTTGGAAACCTTCCCGAGAAGGTTTATATTGATCTTACATATAACAATTTGAGTGGGCCTATACCCCAAAATGGTGCTCTAATGAACAGAGGGCCAACAGCTTTTATTGGGAATCCCGGGCTTTGTGGCCCTCCATTGAAGAATCCTTGTTCTTCAGATACACCTGGTGCGAGTCCCACTTCCTCCATTCCATTTTTGCCGGATAACGTACCAGAGAATCCTGATGATAGTGCTGGAAAGAGCCAGAAAGCAAGAGGGTTAAGTAAGAGCGCTGTAATTGCGATTGTGGTGAGTGATGTAATTGGTATTTGCCTCGTGGGGTTGCTGTTCTCGTATTGTTATACGAGGGTTTGTGCATGTGGTAAGGGTAAGGAAGAAAATGGTTATGGTTTTGAGAAGGGTGGCAAAGGAAGGAAGGAGTGTTTGTGCTTTAGGAAGGATGAATCAGAGACGTTATCAGAAAATGTTGAGCAGTATGACCTTGTGCCATTGGATACACAGGTAGCTTTTGATTTGGATGAGCTTCTTAAGGCATCAGCTTTTGTCTTAGGAAAGAGTGGAATTGGAATTGTGTACAAAGTTGTGCTTGAAGATGGGCTTACCTTAGCTGTGAGAAGATTAGGTGAAGGAGGTTCTCAAAGGTTTAAGGAATTTCAGACAGAAGTAGAAGCAATTGGAAAGCTAAGGCATCCTAATCTTGTAACCCTCAGAGCCTATTACTGGTCTGTTGATGAAAAACTGCTCATCTATGATTACATACCCAATGGAAACCTTGCTACTGCAATTCATGGTATGTTTTACCGGGCCCTCTTGCTTGAAGTaggttttcttttaatatactCTCTTTGTGGTAGTTACCTTATTTTGATTTATGAAAAGTTTTTAGTGttgtcttttgtttttaattgatTGCATTGGTAATTCAGGGAAACCTGGAATTGTATCATTTACACCACTATCATGGTCTATTCggctgaaaattatgaaaggaATTGCAAAAGGCTTGGTGTATCTTCATGAGTTTAGCCCCAAAAAATATGTACATGGAGACCTGAAGCCAAGCAATATATTGCTTGGACAGACCATGGAACCACACATTTCTGATTTTGGACTCGGGCGCCTTGCTAATATTGCTGGAGGGTCCCCAACCCTGCAATCTAACCGAATGACGGCCGAGAAACTGCAAGATCAAAGACAACAAAAGAGTGCAACCTCAGAAGTTACTACGATTAGTTCAAGTACTAGTATGGGATCTAATTATCAAGCCCCCGAGGCACTTAAAGTGGTCAAACCCTCCCAGAAGTGGGATGTTTATTCGTATGGGGTGATCCTACTAGAAATGATTACCGGAAGATTGCCGATAGTTCAATTGGGTACCTCAGACATGGATATTGTTCAATGGATTCAGCTTTGCATTGAAGAAAAAAAGCCACTTTCAGATGTTTTGGATCCATATTTGGCTCCAGATGCAGATAAGGAAGAGCAGATTATTGCAGTTCTCAAGATCGCAATGGCTTGTGTTCATAGCAGCCCGGAAAGGAGACCGGCAATGAGGCACGTGTATGATGCTTTAGACAGGCTTGCCATGTCTACTGATTGAGAAATCCAATAAACTATGAATCTGGTCATTGATTAAGCTTGCCGTGTAGTTAACGGAGATAGACAGGGTTAACTGGATTTTCCTAAAGATCAactgaaaaggaagaagaagaaagaaaccaTATCGGAATGGAAGTGGTGGAAGTGAGAATGATCAATTTCTGTAAGATTCGCTTTGTCAATTGTCATTGCATAGGtgctaggtgaagataggtctGCTAGAAGGGCATTTCATGGAAGGTTGTAACTTAGGTTGTATGAGCTGGCTGTTTGGTATATTTCTGAAAGAatgtgtttttcttcttcttggtcTTACTGCAGACCTCTTGCGTTTTCCTCTCCCATTTTTTAATGAGCAACTATTGTGTCTTGTTTCTAGGTCCACAAAGTTAATTagtttgttatttctttctctctacTCTGTCAAATAAATCCTGAAACAATCGAGTACAGAAAAAACTATATACCACTCATCTGTTCAATTTCCGGATTGATGGCCTGCTTTATCTTATCATCGAATTCTCCCACAGAAGATGTACTTCAATGCAGGATTATCTGGGAGCTAGTCCATGTCCTTTAACGCAAGAGAGAGCGAGAAAAAGAGGCAGCAAGAGAATATAGATTATGGATCAATGTTAATGAAAGCGTAAAGGGAACATGGTATAACATTCTAAGACCAACTTTAACATGGTTTTggctcttttgtttttgttttgccGGCATTGTTTCCGGTGGTCAAAAGACATGGTTTAGACACAATCTGGTGCTTATTCTGTAATCTTTCCATTTAGTACTGATTCTACCCATACTGCATGTCTGAATTGACATGTAGTTCTTTCCGACTTCGTGCGATCTCCATACACGTCAACTTCAAGCGATCTTCGCGTATCTTTTGTTATTCTATCTTTATTCTCAATCTTATTTTTACTTTCTTCCACTTATCTGTTTCGATGTTGAGTGCTTTCTCCTCCTCATGTCAAAGATAAAAGCATTTAACAATGAGTTGATTTTCTTCTTACCCAACAACATGGCGCGAATATAGGTAGTGGACCCCAATCTATTAATCAATCTGCCAGAAGACTCTTGGCTGTTCTTTGGATTTATCTGTTAATCAATCTGCTTGTATTTTTGACTTTGACGGAGCTTCTTGCCAGCAAGTATTTGGTCAATAAACTATGAAGTCCACCCAACTTTTCAAGACCTTCTCTGCGGAACCTCAAGTTTCCTCAAAAGTGCTCCATGGCGCACAAGAATTTCTACAGCAGTATATCTTTTGTCGAAATATTAATTCAATATTAAATTCAGCTCATCTCTTCTTGTTTGACTGTTCTGATAATATTATACTCATCTCTTCTTGATCAAGAAGACGAACTCACCATCTCTTGTCGGTTTAAGTTTTCAGTACAATGGGGGATGAAATATGGAATTAAAACATGAAAGAGTTTGATCTATATATTTGAGAGTGCTGGAATATCAAATCAATGATTAGCATTACCATGTCTACGAGAAGAAACTTATACCTAGTTTTGAGAAGAAACTTACCATGTCTAAGGggttgtttggatgttgagaatcTGAGAtggtctcatctcatcttatcatatttcaacatctaaacatcactcaaacatacacttcaatttcaaaattttaactttttcatctaatcattacctaaccattacaacttttccaaattttcaaacaaaatataaaaaataatttgattttttcaaatataaaaaatatatattaaaaaatatcttctaataatattttaactaaataattttttattcaacatttgtttttctttttttcgaaaactacataaaatatcataactcaaactatttcactactgtttacaaaccattttactacaATTCATAGATTTCTCTCTATCTCGTTACCCAAGCGTGCCCTTAacttatataacttatataagGGTTAACATGATAATGGGTTGACACTCGGCACTACTagctaaatattttttgtttgggaAGTTGAGAATGATCTGATTGTTGATCTGTCTAGACTTTATTCAGTTGCCCGCCTATATGAATTGATTGGTAATTTTCAGAGTACAGCAACATTTGTTTCTCACCTCCCTCATATGCAGAATTGCTTATGTCCAAAACATGgataaaaaatggttaatattTGAGCATGTATTGTGAATATTTATGTTTTCGTGGTTTGCTATGGATTAAAAGGCTTGGCTTGTTTTGCAGACAAGCATTTGCGCGACAGATAGTAAGGCTTTTAAgtaatgtttttttctttctttcttccttccttcTTGGAGGGAGCAAGTCCATTATAGTGACACTTCGAGAAATTTCTTCATGATATGTGGGGGCAAAGGTTTTTTCTGTGCTAATTTTATGGACTCGGTAAAACGCATGAGAAAGAGCTGTAAGAGAGTCGTGAGAACTTTCTGATGCATGTTTCTCTTTTTTGCAGTCAAGCCatcccttatatatatatatatatatatatatatatatattttctattaatgAGCAAGTCATTCCCTAATTAACGCCCATGTTCTCCGCTCCGGTTAGTTTTATGACTTTATCTACGTCCACATTATCAGTTTGTTATATGCTGCATAATGGCTGCATGTCTTGTCGATGTGAAGCCCTCATTGCTTTTTGATTGTACATATACAGGTTTTCAACAGTTTCTCAGAGTCTTGTTTTTATGGAATTCTATTTAGAGGTATCATTTCTTAAGTAATGGAAAGTCTGATCCCAAAAAGAACTCATCAGGACCATGTATGCAACTTACCTGAAAGTTAGATTTTCAAAGGCGTTTTCTTACAAGGTTGCCTCCTTGACTTTACTTCTAAGTCAGAGACGCTTAAAACATGAGAGGGAGAAGGGGGAGGGGGGCTAGGaggtaaagaaaatttaggcaaattttGATGAACCAGGAACAAGAACTGCATTCTTTCGTGCAATCCTCAGCCGCTTCACATACTCCACAAACTCCCTGTTGCAAGTGAAAAAAACAAGATCAACACAACGGTTCTAATACTTTTGTGCACTTTATTTTCTGGTCcaagaaagaacaagaaaatgcCAATTCTAAAAGTATAAGATTATAGCCTTAAAGAACCTACTTCCATGGCACATCGCCAACAGCCCTCCAATTCTCTCCTGTGTCTTTATAAAGAAGTGTGAATTCTGATCCATCCTCGAACAACCTTAACCCGGATGGCAACTTTGTACCTGAAATATTGAA contains:
- the LOC122310992 gene encoding receptor protein kinase-like protein ZAR1; translated protein: MFPLVIFVLLFCNSHCLVSSLNDEGYALLSFKQCITVDPEGSLSNWNSSDESPCSWNGITCKEQRVVSISIPKKKLYGFLPSTLGVLPQLRHVNLRNNKLFGSLPVELFEAQGLQSLVLYGNSLSGSVPSEIGKLRYLQTLDLSQNFFNGSLPRSIIQCKRLKTLDLSQNNLTGSLPEGFGTGLVVLEKLDLSFNKFNGSIPSDLGNLSSLQGTVDLSRNHFSGSIPASLGNLPEKVYIDLTYNNLSGPIPQNGALMNRGPTAFIGNPGLCGPPLKNPCSSDTPGASPTSSIPFLPDNVPENPDDSAGKSQKARGLSKSAVIAIVVSDVIGICLVGLLFSYCYTRVCACGKGKEENGYGFEKGGKGRKECLCFRKDESETLSENVEQYDLVPLDTQVAFDLDELLKASAFVLGKSGIGIVYKVVLEDGLTLAVRRLGEGGSQRFKEFQTEVEAIGKLRHPNLVTLRAYYWSVDEKLLIYDYIPNGNLATAIHGKPGIVSFTPLSWSIRLKIMKGIAKGLVYLHEFSPKKYVHGDLKPSNILLGQTMEPHISDFGLGRLANIAGGSPTLQSNRMTAEKLQDQRQQKSATSEVTTISSSTSMGSNYQAPEALKVVKPSQKWDVYSYGVILLEMITGRLPIVQLGTSDMDIVQWIQLCIEEKKPLSDVLDPYLAPDADKEEQIIAVLKIAMACVHSSPERRPAMRHVYDALDRLAMSTD